The proteins below are encoded in one region of Thermosulfurimonas marina:
- a CDS encoding glycogen synthase — MQVLFLASEIFPYAKTGGLADVAYSLPRALENLGVKVLRAMPLYQKVPWEGLVPLEKTLQVRLNGRPYTFRLFRKDNHFFFEQPELYDRPYIYGPPGGSYPDNDLRFGGFCWAVAEALGAGLLSADLIHANDWQTALYPVLHREIYRFPQPVLFTIHNLAFQGMFEKESLVRLELPWSLYHMEALEFWGKINLMKGAIVFSDAVTTVSRTYAQEILTYEYAYGLEGVLFKHRHKLHGILNGIDYQLWNPETDPHIYQNYSLRDPSGKEANKQAMLEELGVAAFFAEKPLFCFINRLSHQKGVEVLLSALPDLGRVNAFFIFLGEGEYGPQFYGLERRYPNMFAQIVFDEAWSRKVYAAADYILVPSVFEPCGITQLIAMRYGTLVVARRTGGLADTLVDVSYPGGYGFLFPDPTREDLLCGVKRAAELYNTHPRHFQKLRQRVMRLDFSWERSAKAYLRLYRSLLKGKR, encoded by the coding sequence ATGCAGGTGCTTTTCCTCGCTAGCGAGATCTTCCCCTATGCCAAGACCGGGGGGCTGGCCGATGTGGCCTATTCTCTGCCTCGGGCCCTAGAGAACTTAGGGGTAAAGGTCCTGCGGGCCATGCCCCTTTACCAAAAAGTCCCCTGGGAGGGGCTGGTCCCTCTAGAAAAAACCCTCCAGGTCCGCCTGAACGGACGCCCCTACACCTTCCGCCTCTTTCGTAAGGACAACCATTTCTTTTTCGAACAACCCGAGCTTTACGATCGCCCTTATATTTACGGCCCGCCGGGTGGAAGCTATCCCGACAATGACCTCCGCTTCGGAGGCTTTTGCTGGGCCGTGGCCGAGGCCCTGGGGGCGGGACTTCTTTCCGCAGACCTCATCCACGCCAACGACTGGCAGACCGCCCTCTATCCGGTGCTCCACCGGGAGATCTACCGCTTCCCCCAGCCCGTCCTTTTCACCATCCACAATCTGGCCTTCCAGGGGATGTTCGAAAAGGAAAGCCTGGTGCGGCTGGAACTCCCTTGGTCCCTCTACCACATGGAGGCGCTGGAATTCTGGGGAAAGATCAACCTCATGAAAGGGGCCATCGTCTTTTCCGACGCCGTAACTACGGTAAGCCGCACCTACGCCCAGGAGATCCTCACCTACGAGTACGCTTACGGGCTGGAAGGAGTGCTTTTCAAACACCGTCACAAGCTCCACGGGATCCTAAACGGGATCGACTACCAGCTCTGGAATCCGGAGACCGACCCCCATATTTACCAGAACTACAGCCTCCGCGACCCTTCGGGAAAGGAAGCCAACAAACAGGCCATGCTCGAGGAGCTGGGAGTGGCGGCCTTTTTTGCGGAAAAGCCCCTTTTCTGTTTCATCAATCGTCTTTCCCACCAGAAGGGCGTAGAGGTCCTCCTTTCCGCCCTTCCGGATCTGGGGCGGGTGAACGCCTTTTTCATCTTTCTCGGAGAGGGAGAATACGGCCCTCAATTTTACGGTCTTGAGCGGCGCTACCCCAACATGTTCGCCCAAATCGTCTTTGACGAGGCCTGGTCCCGCAAAGTTTACGCCGCAGCGGATTACATCCTGGTGCCCTCGGTCTTTGAACCCTGTGGGATCACCCAGCTCATCGCCATGCGTTACGGCACCCTGGTGGTGGCTCGCCGCACCGGGGGGCTGGCCGACACCCTGGTGGATGTCTCCTACCCCGGAGGCTACGGCTTCCTTTTTCCGGATCCCACCCGGGAAGACCTCCTCTGCGGAGTCAAACGGGCTGCCGAACTCTATAATACCCATCCCCGGCACTTCCAGAAGCTCCGTCAAAGGGTCATGCGGCTTGATTTCTCCTGGGAACGCTCGGCCAAGGCCTATCTCCGCCTCTACCGGTCCCTTTTGAAAGGGAAAAGATGA
- a CDS encoding glycoside hydrolase family 57 protein, whose translation MGKKLYLVFWWHMHQPPYEDPETGLYVLPWTFLHALKDYYEMPWHLSRFPTLKANFNLVPVLLDQLEAYAQGRARDPLLEILEKPRLSETEKDLLHTLIALLPEPLKRREPLLLEPERSLEERREAYLRVWCGEAFRERHSEALQEGGAALLEAARRFLAEIPGYYRRLWEEGRLGLSLTPYYHPLLPLLLDPSSARENDPEVPLPALEPFPETAEMQVHRALARFGEIFGQVPRAVWPAEGAVSRAAVELLSRSGARILATDESLLWAALGGKDPPRLYRRFRFGETVILFRDQFLSDRIGFAYQHWAPEAAVEEFLGRLREIYETVENPVVTVLLDGENCWEYYPENGFPFRELLYRRLSETPWIETLTLEEVLSREELPEEDLPRLKAGSWIFGNFRKWLGHPAKNRAWELLGQAGVLLRQEGFPEKAREYFLRAEGSDWFWWYGEGLTTPLLDRFDHLFRANLRRVYRELGRKGPSSLDRPW comes from the coding sequence TTGGGAAAAAAACTCTATCTCGTCTTCTGGTGGCACATGCACCAGCCCCCTTACGAGGACCCGGAGACCGGGCTCTATGTCCTTCCCTGGACCTTTCTTCACGCCCTGAAGGACTACTACGAGATGCCCTGGCACCTTTCCCGCTTCCCCACCCTTAAGGCCAACTTCAACCTGGTCCCTGTGCTTCTGGATCAGCTCGAGGCCTATGCGCAGGGAAGGGCCCGGGACCCCTTGCTGGAGATCCTGGAAAAGCCCCGACTCTCGGAGACGGAAAAGGACCTTCTGCATACCCTAATCGCCCTTCTTCCGGAGCCCCTAAAGCGCCGGGAGCCCCTCCTCCTTGAGCCGGAACGGAGCCTGGAAGAAAGACGCGAGGCCTATCTCCGGGTGTGGTGCGGAGAGGCCTTCCGGGAAAGACATTCCGAGGCCCTTCAGGAGGGAGGAGCGGCCCTCCTGGAGGCCGCCCGTAGGTTCCTGGCCGAAATCCCGGGCTACTATCGCAGGCTTTGGGAGGAGGGCCGCCTAGGACTCTCCCTTACCCCCTACTACCATCCCCTCCTTCCCCTTCTCCTTGACCCCTCCTCCGCCCGGGAAAACGATCCGGAAGTCCCCCTTCCCGCCCTGGAGCCTTTTCCGGAAACGGCTGAAATGCAAGTCCACCGGGCCCTGGCCCGTTTCGGAGAAATCTTCGGTCAGGTCCCCCGAGCCGTCTGGCCGGCCGAAGGGGCCGTAAGCCGGGCGGCGGTAGAGCTTCTTTCCCGGTCCGGGGCCCGGATCCTGGCCACCGACGAAAGCCTCCTCTGGGCGGCCCTGGGGGGCAAAGACCCTCCCCGCCTTTACCGGCGCTTCCGCTTCGGGGAGACGGTGATCCTCTTCCGGGATCAGTTTCTGAGCGACCGCATCGGCTTCGCCTATCAGCACTGGGCCCCGGAGGCCGCGGTGGAGGAGTTCCTGGGCCGCCTGCGAGAGATTTACGAGACCGTGGAAAACCCGGTAGTGACCGTGCTCCTTGACGGAGAAAACTGCTGGGAATACTACCCGGAAAACGGTTTTCCCTTCCGGGAACTCCTTTACCGGAGGCTTTCCGAGACCCCCTGGATCGAGACTCTGACCCTGGAAGAGGTCCTTTCCCGGGAAGAGCTTCCGGAAGAGGACCTCCCCCGCCTCAAGGCCGGAAGCTGGATCTTCGGGAACTTCCGTAAGTGGTTGGGGCATCCGGCCAAGAACCGGGCCTGGGAACTTCTGGGCCAGGCCGGAGTCCTCCTGCGACAAGAGGGTTTCCCGGAAAAGGCCCGAGAATACTTCCTTCGGGCCGAAGGCAGTGATTGGTTCTGGTGGTACGGAGAGGGGCTCACCACCCCCCTCCTCGACCGCTTTGACCATCTCTTTCGGGCCAACCTCCGGAGGGTCTATCGGGAACTCGGCCGAAAAGGGCCCTCCTCCCTCGATCGTCCCTGGTGA
- the glgP gene encoding alpha-glucan family phosphorylase translates to MPLEHWDQLKELVFNLWWSWNPEGKKLFRMIDPILWEEFRENPVKLLECTECVNKVLQKPEFLNQLGYVYQLYRSYLETPGPYCSKCRRPIAFFSPEYGLHHSLYIYAGGLGLLAGDILKEASDLDFPLVGIGFMYPQGYVRQRIRPDGWQEDVLNHIHKEEMPVRKVFDENGQWLKIYGYCYDEKVYAGVWEVSVGRIKLYLLDTDVEENAPWNREISYQLYTPNQETRLKQQIVLGFCGMGLLHRLGIEISGVHINEDYAALALVARLLYFHKQGLSFEEAREMVRETSLFTTHTPIRAAINTYPFALIEKQFAFLWERYELDREKFLDLGTNPQNPSEGFNSTILALRLARYANAVSRRHGEVSRKMWHFLWPERSEEEVPIDYVTNGVHLPTWIDDDLRVLLSDYLGARWLEVHESEALWQLVDLIPDEILWKVHRDNKVELLHLIKERLRKRWAEKSFDPSLVIAQGAFLDPDFLTLGFARRMTGYKRATLIFHNLERLKRILLNPERPVQIIFAGKAHPQDQPGKQMIQKIVLLAKDPELAGRIAFIEDYDQELAYYMVKGVDVWLNNPLPPLEACGTSGMKAAINGVLHLSILDGWWVEGYNGKNGWAFGEEPVEGDRDPQDAEALYRILEEEVVPLYYQWDETGIPRAWVQKMKEAMKSIVPRFCARRMFKEYVARFYQKIDQAYEEFLASSKKASPEEKTA, encoded by the coding sequence TTGCCTTTAGAACACTGGGACCAGCTCAAGGAGCTGGTCTTTAACCTCTGGTGGAGCTGGAACCCGGAGGGGAAAAAGCTCTTCCGGATGATCGACCCCATCCTCTGGGAGGAATTCCGGGAAAACCCGGTCAAGCTCCTCGAATGCACCGAATGCGTCAATAAGGTCCTCCAAAAGCCAGAATTCCTGAATCAGCTGGGCTACGTTTACCAGCTCTACCGGAGCTATCTGGAGACCCCGGGGCCTTACTGCTCCAAGTGCCGGCGGCCCATCGCCTTCTTTTCCCCGGAGTACGGACTTCACCACAGCCTCTACATCTACGCCGGGGGGCTGGGGCTTCTAGCCGGAGACATCCTTAAGGAGGCCAGCGACCTCGACTTCCCTTTGGTGGGGATCGGTTTCATGTATCCCCAGGGCTACGTGCGCCAGCGCATCCGTCCTGACGGCTGGCAGGAAGACGTCCTCAATCACATCCACAAAGAAGAAATGCCGGTGCGCAAGGTCTTTGACGAAAACGGTCAGTGGCTCAAGATTTATGGTTATTGCTATGACGAAAAAGTTTACGCCGGAGTCTGGGAGGTCTCGGTAGGGCGGATCAAACTCTATCTCCTGGACACCGACGTGGAGGAGAACGCCCCCTGGAACCGGGAAATTTCCTACCAGCTTTATACCCCTAATCAAGAGACCCGCCTCAAGCAGCAGATTGTCTTAGGCTTTTGCGGTATGGGCCTTCTTCACCGGTTGGGGATCGAAATTTCCGGAGTACACATCAATGAGGACTATGCGGCCCTGGCTCTGGTGGCTCGCCTGCTTTATTTCCACAAACAGGGGCTTTCTTTCGAAGAGGCCCGGGAGATGGTGCGGGAGACCTCGCTTTTTACCACCCACACCCCCATCCGGGCGGCCATCAACACCTATCCCTTCGCCCTTATTGAAAAACAGTTTGCCTTCCTCTGGGAAAGATACGAACTTGACCGGGAAAAATTCCTGGACCTGGGGACCAATCCCCAGAACCCTTCCGAGGGCTTCAACTCCACCATCCTGGCCCTGCGCCTGGCCCGTTACGCAAACGCCGTAAGCCGCCGCCACGGAGAAGTCTCCCGCAAGATGTGGCATTTTCTCTGGCCGGAGCGCTCCGAAGAGGAGGTCCCCATCGATTACGTAACCAACGGAGTGCATCTTCCCACCTGGATCGACGACGACCTGCGGGTGCTCCTGAGCGATTACCTGGGGGCCCGGTGGCTTGAAGTCCACGAAAGCGAGGCCCTCTGGCAACTGGTAGATCTTATTCCCGACGAAATCCTCTGGAAGGTCCATCGGGACAACAAGGTGGAACTCCTCCATCTCATCAAAGAGCGCCTACGCAAGCGCTGGGCGGAAAAGAGTTTTGATCCCTCCCTGGTCATCGCCCAGGGGGCCTTTCTGGACCCGGACTTTCTTACCCTGGGCTTTGCCCGGCGCATGACCGGCTACAAGCGGGCCACCCTCATCTTCCACAACCTCGAGCGCTTAAAGCGGATCCTCCTTAATCCCGAAAGGCCGGTCCAGATCATCTTTGCCGGCAAGGCCCATCCCCAGGATCAACCCGGAAAGCAGATGATCCAAAAGATCGTCCTCCTGGCCAAGGACCCGGAGCTCGCGGGCCGCATTGCCTTCATTGAAGACTATGACCAGGAATTGGCCTATTACATGGTCAAGGGGGTGGATGTCTGGCTGAACAATCCGCTTCCTCCTCTTGAGGCCTGCGGCACCAGTGGAATGAAGGCGGCCATCAACGGAGTCCTCCATCTTTCCATCCTCGACGGTTGGTGGGTGGAGGGCTACAACGGAAAAAACGGCTGGGCCTTCGGGGAAGAGCCGGTAGAGGGAGACCGTGATCCCCAGGACGCCGAGGCCCTCTACCGCATCCTGGAAGAAGAAGTGGTCCCCCTTTACTATCAGTGGGACGAGACGGGGATTCCCCGGGCCTGGGTGCAGAAGATGAAAGAGGCCATGAAGAGCATCGTGCCCCGCTTCTGTGCCCGACGCATGTTCAAGGAATACGTAGCCCGGTTTTACCAAAAGATCGACCAGGCCTACGAGGAATTCCTGGCCTCCTCGAAAAAGGCCTCCCCAGAAGAAAAAACCGCTTAG
- the cobJ gene encoding precorrin-3B C(17)-methyltransferase, with protein sequence MPVPEKIYLLAFTERGRRLAARLSDFFPKAQILSPEARDLSPYWHSGAALIFVGACGIALRRIAPYIKDKKTDPAVLVMDETGRFVIPLLSGHLGGANALCQEIGTLLGAEVVLTTASDLSGLPAPDLWAEEHRLLLLPEERLPRFTREYLERGHLFVFRDWPAPLPPEWKEVEAPEAAHLLVSYRRFTLREDQLQALPRALFLGVGFNQGTPAREFEEAFQSLFEEMGLRPEAVRAVATLERKLSEEGLRQWVSGKDWEVRGFAAEALNEEVKRRRLSASAAGQHTGALAVAEPAALLSAGPGGKLLVPKVKRGNVTLAVALAPPPKGRLSVVGIGPGGLEEMTPAARKVLREAEWVVGYGRYVEQVSSLLRDKRVFVSGMTREVERVERALEWAREGRKVALVSGGDPGIYGLAGLVFELARERGVLSSIEIEVVAGLSALNACAARLGAPLMHDFAVISLSDRLTPWELIEKRLSAAAEADLVIVLFNPRSRLRTHHLLRAREILLRHRPPETPVGLVRAAGRPEEAVLLTTLGDLPAEAVDMQTTVFVGNSETLRLERWLVTPRGYRGRRF encoded by the coding sequence ATGCCCGTTCCTGAAAAGATCTATCTCCTGGCCTTTACCGAACGGGGGCGGCGGCTGGCCGCAAGGCTTTCGGATTTTTTCCCCAAGGCCCAAATCCTTTCTCCGGAGGCTCGAGATCTCTCCCCTTATTGGCACTCCGGGGCGGCCCTCATCTTTGTCGGGGCCTGCGGAATAGCCCTGCGCCGCATTGCCCCTTACATAAAGGATAAAAAGACCGATCCCGCGGTCCTGGTAATGGATGAGACCGGGCGCTTCGTCATCCCCCTTCTTTCCGGACACCTCGGCGGGGCCAACGCCCTCTGCCAGGAGATAGGAACCCTCCTGGGGGCCGAAGTGGTCCTCACCACGGCCTCGGATCTTTCGGGCCTTCCTGCCCCAGACCTCTGGGCCGAAGAACACCGTCTCCTCCTCCTTCCCGAGGAGAGGCTTCCCCGTTTTACCCGAGAGTATCTCGAAAGGGGGCATTTGTTCGTCTTTCGGGACTGGCCGGCTCCCCTCCCTCCGGAATGGAAAGAGGTGGAGGCGCCGGAGGCCGCCCATCTCCTGGTGAGTTACCGCCGCTTTACCCTTCGGGAAGATCAGCTTCAGGCCCTGCCCCGGGCCCTCTTTCTGGGGGTGGGCTTCAACCAGGGAACCCCGGCCCGGGAATTTGAAGAGGCCTTCCAGAGCCTTTTTGAGGAGATGGGGCTTCGTCCCGAGGCCGTGCGGGCCGTAGCCACCTTAGAAAGGAAACTTTCCGAGGAAGGCCTTCGGCAGTGGGTCTCGGGAAAGGACTGGGAGGTGCGGGGCTTTGCCGCCGAGGCCTTAAACGAGGAGGTAAAGCGCCGGAGGCTTTCGGCCTCCGCCGCAGGCCAGCACACCGGGGCCCTGGCCGTGGCCGAGCCTGCGGCCTTACTCTCTGCAGGCCCTGGGGGAAAACTCCTGGTCCCCAAAGTAAAACGGGGAAACGTGACCCTGGCTGTGGCCCTGGCCCCTCCGCCCAAAGGAAGGCTTTCGGTAGTAGGAATCGGCCCCGGAGGGCTGGAGGAGATGACCCCTGCAGCCCGAAAGGTCCTGCGAGAGGCCGAGTGGGTGGTAGGCTACGGTCGCTATGTAGAGCAGGTATCCTCCCTCCTTCGGGACAAGAGGGTCTTTGTGAGCGGCATGACCCGGGAGGTGGAACGGGTGGAGCGGGCCCTGGAGTGGGCCCGGGAAGGGCGAAAAGTGGCCCTGGTCTCCGGGGGAGATCCGGGGATCTACGGACTGGCCGGCCTGGTCTTTGAACTGGCCCGGGAAAGGGGGGTCCTTTCTTCCATAGAAATAGAGGTGGTGGCCGGGCTTTCGGCCTTAAACGCCTGTGCCGCCCGGCTGGGAGCCCCGCTTATGCACGACTTTGCGGTCATAAGTCTTTCCGACCGTCTCACCCCCTGGGAGCTTATCGAAAAGCGCCTTTCCGCCGCGGCGGAGGCCGACCTGGTGATCGTGCTTTTCAACCCCCGAAGCCGCCTCCGGACCCACCACCTCCTGCGGGCCCGGGAGATCCTCCTGCGCCATCGTCCTCCGGAGACCCCGGTGGGCCTGGTTCGGGCCGCCGGAAGACCGGAGGAAGCCGTTCTCCTTACCACCCTGGGAGACCTTCCGGCAGAGGCGGTGGATATGCAGACCACGGTCTTCGTGGGAAACAGCGAGACCCTGCGCCTGGAACGCTGGCTGGTCACTCCTCGAGGCTACCGCGGCCGAAGGTTTTGA
- the cobM gene encoding precorrin-4 C(11)-methyltransferase — translation MVEKGKVYFIGAGPGDPDLLTVKAQRVLSQAQTVVYAGSLLRQEVLSLAPEGALLWDSHGRTLEEIVEVLAEGARKGQIVARLHSGDTAFYSALNEEAAALRSRGLPYEVIPGVSSASLGAARMGIELTAPEVAQTVIFTRLGGRTPGPRLEDLKEWARPEVTLVLFLSVHRAEEIQRALLEKLPPETPVVVAEKLGFPEERLLWGKLAELSQMVSEAGIRRTALIYVGQALEAASTPQKTRSRLYARS, via the coding sequence ATGGTGGAAAAGGGTAAAGTCTATTTCATCGGAGCCGGGCCCGGGGATCCGGATCTCCTTACGGTAAAGGCCCAGAGAGTGCTCTCTCAGGCCCAGACTGTGGTCTACGCCGGAAGCCTCCTCCGGCAGGAGGTCCTTTCCCTGGCCCCGGAGGGGGCCCTCCTTTGGGACTCCCACGGAAGGACCCTGGAGGAGATCGTGGAGGTCCTGGCCGAAGGGGCAAGGAAAGGCCAAATCGTGGCCCGGCTCCATAGCGGGGACACCGCCTTCTACAGCGCCCTCAACGAAGAGGCGGCGGCCCTTCGGTCCCGAGGCCTCCCTTACGAGGTCATCCCCGGGGTGAGTTCGGCCTCCCTGGGGGCGGCCCGGATGGGGATCGAGCTCACCGCCCCGGAGGTGGCCCAGACGGTAATCTTCACCCGCCTCGGGGGACGCACTCCCGGACCCCGTCTCGAAGACCTTAAAGAGTGGGCCCGACCCGAGGTCACCCTGGTCCTTTTTTTGAGTGTGCACCGGGCGGAGGAGATCCAGAGGGCCCTCTTAGAAAAACTACCCCCGGAGACCCCGGTGGTGGTGGCCGAAAAGTTGGGCTTTCCCGAAGAACGCCTTCTTTGGGGAAAGCTCGCCGAGCTTTCGCAGATGGTCTCGGAGGCGGGGATCCGGCGGACGGCCCTCATCTATGTAGGCCAAGCCCTGGAGGCCGCCTCCACACCCCAAAAGACGCGCTCCCGACTCTATGCCCGTTCCTGA
- the cbiT gene encoding precorrin-6Y C5,15-methyltransferase (decarboxylating) subunit CbiT, whose translation MNFKIVVVGFSGEFLPSGLAALKRLHRVLVSHELLEAVHLAAPELSELLSPYRRFSEALEALEEARKEDRPLGLVASGDPLFFGAGRVLVRRFGKERVALYPAPSFAQKALARLGYPLEDYFFVSLHGGKRAFGLEDLPGLLRLYGKVGVFTDPDLGPREMARFLVEKESAEGVTLIVAQRVGLPGEAFWQGSPEEALRKDFAYPHLVFLHYEGPGRERGLGLSTAEISHPRGLITKEEVRAVVLHALRLPERGVLWDIGAGAGGVSVEAARAFPLLRVFSVERSPEALDHLRKNRRRLGLFNLEVVAGEAPEALEGLPTPDRVFIGGSGGRLEEILDLALERSRGPVVLTLVLLSHLHRVLALARRRAFSPKLSQISVCRARPLGPDLALFPETPVFVVSLEPEDGGKG comes from the coding sequence TTGAATTTTAAGATTGTGGTCGTAGGTTTTTCCGGAGAATTTCTCCCTTCCGGACTTGCGGCCCTTAAAAGACTCCACCGGGTCTTGGTCTCCCACGAACTTTTGGAGGCCGTACACCTTGCAGCCCCGGAGCTTTCCGAGCTCCTTTCGCCTTACCGGAGGTTTTCCGAGGCCCTGGAGGCCCTGGAGGAGGCCCGCAAGGAGGACCGTCCCCTGGGCCTGGTGGCCAGCGGGGACCCCCTCTTTTTTGGGGCCGGAAGAGTCCTGGTGAGGCGTTTTGGAAAAGAGAGGGTGGCCCTTTATCCCGCCCCCAGCTTCGCCCAGAAGGCCCTGGCCCGCCTAGGCTACCCCTTGGAAGACTATTTTTTTGTAAGCCTTCACGGCGGGAAGCGGGCCTTTGGTCTGGAGGACCTTCCCGGGCTTCTCCGGCTTTACGGAAAGGTGGGAGTTTTTACCGATCCGGATCTTGGCCCCCGAGAGATGGCCCGCTTTCTGGTGGAAAAGGAGTCTGCCGAGGGCGTAACCCTCATCGTGGCCCAGAGGGTTGGACTTCCCGGGGAGGCCTTCTGGCAGGGATCTCCCGAGGAAGCGCTCCGGAAAGACTTTGCCTATCCCCATCTGGTCTTCTTACACTATGAAGGCCCGGGGAGAGAGAGGGGGTTAGGACTTTCCACCGCGGAAATTTCCCATCCCCGAGGACTCATTACCAAGGAGGAAGTGCGGGCAGTGGTCCTTCACGCCTTAAGACTTCCGGAAAGGGGAGTCCTCTGGGACATAGGGGCCGGGGCCGGAGGGGTGAGTGTGGAGGCGGCCCGGGCCTTTCCCCTCCTCCGGGTCTTTTCCGTAGAGCGTTCGCCCGAGGCCTTGGACCATCTCCGGAAAAACCGACGGCGCCTGGGTCTTTTTAACCTGGAGGTGGTGGCCGGAGAGGCCCCGGAGGCCTTAGAAGGACTTCCCACCCCGGACCGGGTCTTCATCGGGGGCTCCGGAGGTCGCCTGGAAGAGATCCTGGATCTGGCCTTGGAAAGATCCCGGGGGCCGGTGGTCCTCACCCTAGTCCTTCTCTCCCACCTCCACCGGGTGCTGGCCCTGGCCCGGCGAAGGGCCTTCTCTCCAAAGCTTTCCCAGATCTCCGTCTGTCGGGCCCGTCCCCTGGGACCGGATCTGGCCCTCTTTCCGGAAACCCCGGTCTTTGTGGTAAGCTTGGAGCCCGAAGATGGTGGAAAAGGGTAA
- the cbiD gene encoding cobalt-precorrin-5B (C(1))-methyltransferase CbiD codes for MKKRRLREGFTTGACAAAAAKAAALALKGETPREVEIPFPDGRRRRLPVAWARKTGPHTAEAAVIKDAGDDPDVTHGAEIRVCLRPGRTKGLLFKAGPGVGRVTKPGLPVPPGEPAINPGPRRMIQEALAEVFPPEGLEVEISVPGGETLAQKTLNPRLGIIGGLSILGTTGLVKPLSAEAWLATIESCLSVARAVGLSQVVLSFGRTSEMAHQKTYGFPEEAYILMGDYLEFTLKKTREAGFQKAVLCGQWAKLLKCALCVEKPPRVPEPYGFTTHVRHGVIRGREALEFLRKLGLAPPFPEKPFNTAREVFLFLETLPRKTQEGIFRAVLSRAKALAQTLAPGLNLSVVLVNYRREVVFEF; via the coding sequence ATGAAGAAAAGGCGTCTTAGGGAGGGTTTCACCACCGGAGCCTGTGCGGCGGCCGCCGCCAAGGCCGCGGCTCTGGCCTTGAAAGGAGAAACCCCCCGGGAGGTAGAGATCCCCTTTCCTGACGGGAGGCGCCGCCGGCTTCCGGTGGCCTGGGCCAGAAAAACCGGCCCCCACACCGCCGAGGCCGCAGTGATCAAAGACGCCGGGGATGACCCCGACGTGACCCACGGGGCGGAGATCCGGGTCTGTCTGCGGCCCGGGAGGACTAAAGGCCTCCTTTTCAAAGCCGGCCCCGGCGTAGGACGGGTAACCAAACCCGGGCTCCCGGTGCCTCCGGGAGAGCCGGCCATAAATCCCGGGCCCCGGCGCATGATCCAGGAGGCCCTGGCCGAGGTCTTTCCTCCTGAGGGGCTCGAGGTAGAGATCTCGGTCCCCGGAGGGGAAACCCTGGCGCAGAAGACCTTAAACCCTCGGCTAGGGATTATCGGGGGCCTTTCCATCCTGGGGACCACCGGCCTGGTGAAACCCCTTTCGGCCGAAGCCTGGCTGGCCACCATCGAGAGCTGCCTTTCCGTGGCCCGGGCGGTGGGACTCTCTCAAGTGGTCCTCTCCTTCGGGCGAACCTCGGAGATGGCCCACCAAAAGACCTACGGGTTCCCGGAAGAGGCTTACATCCTCATGGGGGACTATCTGGAATTCACCCTGAAAAAGACCCGGGAGGCCGGTTTTCAAAAGGCGGTCCTCTGTGGCCAGTGGGCCAAACTCCTCAAGTGCGCCCTCTGTGTGGAAAAGCCTCCCCGGGTTCCTGAGCCCTACGGCTTTACCACCCATGTCCGCCACGGAGTAATCCGGGGCCGGGAAGCCCTGGAGTTTTTGCGAAAGCTGGGTCTGGCCCCGCCCTTTCCGGAAAAGCCCTTCAACACTGCCCGCGAGGTCTTTCTTTTTCTGGAGACCCTGCCCCGCAAGACCCAGGAAGGAATCTTCCGGGCGGTCCTTTCCCGGGCCAAGGCCCTGGCCCAGACCCTGGCCCCCGGCCTTAACCTTTCGGTGGTCCTGGTAAACTATCGGCGGGAGGTGGTCTTTGAATTTTAA
- a CDS encoding precorrin-8X methylmutase, whose amino-acid sequence MGTVFIAVVERNIRGLPPELKGRFEVVSPEDLSARLEELSRRGVRRVHLAFLGPRPVSLKIPPGMEIRDGREALSDLEAFPEPAEIEAQSFEILRGLCDLSRFPQALHPLVLRLVHAAGELALAESLLIHPDFLPTARRLLKEGRAILTDVEMVRAGISRRLCEALGVKVYSALSEAESPPSGFTRTAWGLRRALEKYPEISLLALGNAPTALLEALKILRESPREVAVIGFPVGFVRAAEAKLLLAESPLPHLTNLGGFGGSALAAAAVNALLHMLHEEKAS is encoded by the coding sequence ATGGGAACGGTCTTTATTGCCGTAGTGGAAAGGAATATACGCGGGCTTCCCCCGGAGTTAAAGGGGCGCTTTGAGGTGGTCTCTCCCGAGGATCTTTCCGCCCGTCTGGAAGAGCTTTCCCGGAGGGGAGTGCGCAGGGTACATTTGGCCTTCCTCGGCCCCCGACCAGTCTCCCTAAAAATCCCTCCCGGGATGGAGATACGGGACGGACGCGAGGCCCTTTCCGATCTCGAAGCCTTTCCCGAGCCTGCAGAAATTGAGGCCCAAAGCTTTGAGATCCTCCGTGGACTCTGTGATCTTTCTCGCTTTCCCCAGGCCCTCCACCCTCTGGTCCTCCGTCTGGTGCATGCTGCAGGAGAGCTGGCCCTGGCCGAAAGTCTCCTAATCCATCCGGACTTCCTGCCCACCGCCCGGAGGCTCCTTAAGGAAGGAAGGGCCATTCTTACAGATGTAGAAATGGTCCGGGCGGGGATAAGCCGCCGGCTCTGTGAGGCCCTGGGGGTAAAGGTCTATAGCGCCCTTTCCGAGGCCGAAAGCCCGCCTTCGGGCTTTACCCGCACCGCCTGGGGCCTCAGGCGGGCCCTGGAAAAATATCCCGAAATCAGTCTTCTGGCCCTGGGCAACGCCCCCACGGCCCTCCTTGAGGCCTTGAAGATCCTTCGGGAGTCTCCCCGGGAGGTGGCGGTGATCGGTTTTCCGGTGGGTTTTGTGCGGGCGGCAGAGGCCAAGCTCCTTCTGGCCGAAAGTCCTCTCCCCCATCTTACCAATCTGGGAGGCTTCGGGGGCTCAGCCCTGGCCGCAGCCGCGGTCAACGCCCTCTTACACATGCTCCATGAAGAAAAGGCGTCTTAG